Proteins co-encoded in one Brassica oleracea var. oleracea cultivar TO1000 chromosome C4, BOL, whole genome shotgun sequence genomic window:
- the LOC106336708 gene encoding uncharacterized protein LOC106336708 codes for MGNISSAQSSSPSLPIDSTFDLPSPLPSWPSGEGFAKGVIDLGGLEVFQVTKFNKVWTVYEEGQDNLGATFFEPSSLPEGFSLLGFYAQPNNRKLFGWTLVGKDISGNSLRPPVDYLPLWSGKSTKVENNKDQTGYFWQPVPPDGYSAVGLIVTTTAEKPPLDKIRCVRSDLTDQSEPDALIWESNGFSVSSSKPVNRGTQASSVCVGTFTSNPTLACLKNNKFDFSCMPSKVQIDALFKTYAPLIYFHKDEKYLPSSVNWFFSNGALLYKKGEESNPVPIEPNGSNLPQGEANDGLYWLDLPVASDARKRVQGGDLQSMEVYLHIKPVYGGTLTDIAVWMFYPFNGPSRAKLKLATIPLGRIGEHIGDWEHFTLRISNFSGKLQKMYLSQHSKGSWIYPPEIEFQSGGNKPVAYASLNGHAMYAKPGLVLQGRDDVGIRNDTGKSEKVFDTAVRFRVVSAEYLKEVEEPAWLNYMRHWGPKIDYGREDEIRGVEKIVVGESLKSMFRSAVNGLPNEVFGEEGPTGPKLKRNWLGDED; via the exons ATGGGTAACATTTCCTCTGCTCAAAGTTCATCACCATCTTTGCCGATTGATTCCACCTTTGATCTTCCATCTCCATTGCCATCTTGGCCTTCAG GAGAGGGATTTGCAAAGGGGGTAATAGATTTGGGAGGTCTTGAAGTTTTCCAAGTAACAAAGTTTAACAAAGTATGGACTGTATACGAAGAAGGACAAGATAATCTTGGAGCCACTTTCTTTGAGCCGTCTTCACTACCTGAAGGCTTCTCCCTTCTCGGTTTCTACGCTCAACCCAATAACCGCAAGCTTTTTGGATGGACACTTGTCGGAAAAGACATCTCCGGCAACTCTTTAAGACCACCGGTTGATTATCTTCCTCTTTGGAGCGGCAAATCTACAAAGGTAGAGAACAATAAGGACCAAACTGGATACTTTTGGCAGCCTGTGCCTCCTGATGGTTACAGTGCAGTGGGTCTAATCGTGACCACCACGGCTGAGAAACCTCCCCTAGACAAGATCCGTTGTGTCCGTTCTGACCTAACGGATCAATCCGAGCCGGACGCTCTCATATGGGAATCTAATGGGTTTAGCGTTTCGAGTTCTAAGCCTGTTAACAGAGGAACACAAGCCTCTAGTGTATGTGTTGGTACGTTCACTTCAAATCCAACCCTAGCTTGTCTGAAAAACAACAAGTTCGACTTTTCTTGCATGCCAAGCAAGGTCCAGATCGATGCTCTGTTTAAAACTTACGCTCCTTTGATCTACTTCCACAAAGATGAGAAGTATCTCCCATCGTCTGTCAACTGGTTCTTCAGCAACGGTGCCTTGCTTTACAAGAAAGGCGAGGAATCAAACCCGGTTCCGATCGAACCAAACGGCTCAAATCTTCCTCAAGGCGAGGCCAACGACGGTCTTTACTGGTTAGACCTACCGGTTGCTTCTGACGCAAGAAAACGAGTACAAGGCGGAGATTTACAGAGTATGGAAGTGTATCTTCACATAAAACCTGTTTATGGTGGAACCTTAACAGATATAGCTGTCTGGATGTTTTATCCGTTCAATGGCCCTTCACGAGCAAAGCTCAAGCTCGCCACAATCCCGTTGGGGAGAATAGGCGAACACATTGGAGATTGGGAACATTTCACTCTCCGGATAAGTAACTTCAGCGGCAAGTTACAGAAGATGTACTTGTCACAACATAGCAAAGGAAGCTGGATCTATCCTCCGGAGATCGAGTTTCAAAGTGGTGGAAACAAACCGGTGGCTTACGCTTCTTTAAACGGACATGCAATGTATGCTAAACCAGGACTTGTGTTGCAAGGCAGAGACGATGTAGGGATCAGGAACGATACAGGAAAGAGTGAAAAGGTGTTTGATACTGCGGTTAGGTTTAGGGTTGTCTCGGCTGAGTATTTGAAAGAAGTGGAGGAGCCTGCGTGGTTGAACTATATGAGACATTGGGGACCAAAGATTGATTATGGTCGTGAAGATGAGATTAGAGGTGTGGAGAAGATTGTTGTTGGAGAGAGTCTAAAGAGTATGTTCAGGAGTGCGGTTAATGGATTGCCTAATGAGGTTTTCGGAGAGGAAGGACCTACGGGTCCGAAGCTGAAGCGGAACTGGTTAGGTGATGAAGATTGA
- the LOC106337849 gene encoding uncharacterized protein LOC106337849 translates to MGMAGFTIALMMIGVIISPCVYGKEFSDHQEIEVEKLLKLLNKPARKSIKSEDGDIIDCVPIHSQPAFDHPLLKNHTIQMRPSFIPESTSMYIKTNPTQVWHKNGRCPENTVPIRRTKKEDILRSKSNESFGKKTTSSVPEDNLSNNHEYAIMNSRRGKYFGTKFLVNVWKPEVQVRSNEFSLAQTWLASGDGANINTIEAGLQVYPDIYGDNNTRLFVFWTVTDAYKNGCYNTKCPGFVQTSSLITVGGAYNTVSQYDGVQYELSVLIWKSGENWWLRVGEELVGYWPGALFTSLGDGATRSVDVVGAVVRPKAWPAFRYQGSELRKALAGFIEGIVADVSSRVNRHIPMAAGVI, encoded by the exons ATGGGAATGGCCGGTTTCACGATAGCACTGATGATGATAGGGGTGATAATCTCTCCTTGTGTATATGGAAAAGAGTTCTCCGATCACCAGGAAATCGAAGTAGAAAAACTTTTGAAACTGCTCAACAAGCCTGCTCGTAAATCCATTAAG AGTGAAGATGGAGATATAATAGATTGTGTCCCAATACATAGTCAACCAGCTTTTGATCATCCTCTACTTAAAAACCACACCATCCAG ATGAGACCGAGCTTTATACCGGAAAGTACGTCTATGTACATCAAGACAAATCCTACTCAGGTGTGGCACAAGAATGGAAGATGCCCAGAAAATACAGTTCCGATAAGAAGAACGAAGAAAGAAGATATCTTACGCTCAAAATCCAATGAGAGTTTTGGGAAAAAGACGACCTCAAGCGTCCCCGAAGATAATCTAAGTAACAACCACGAG TACGCGATTATGAACTCCAGGCGAGGAAAGTATTTCGGGACAAAATTTCTAGTGAATGTCTGGAAGCCAGAAGTTCAAGTTCGCAGCAACGAGTTCAGCTTGGCTCAGACTTGGCTCGCGTCTGGAGATGGCGCTAATATTAACACAATTGAAGCTGGTTTGCAG GTTTATCCAGACATATATGGTGATAATAATACAAGATTATTTGTTTTCTGGACGGTAA CCGATGCCTATAAAAATGGGTGCTACAACACCAAATGCCCAGGTTTCGTTCAAACGAGCAGTCTTATCACTGTAGGTGGAGCATACAATACCGTCTCACAATACGACGGAGTTCAATACGAGCTCTCTGTACTTATATGGAAG AGCGGCGAAAACTGGTGGCTAAGGGTTGGTGAAGAGCTTGTCGGCTACTGGCCTGGCGCGTTGTTTACTTCGCTAGGAGATGGAGCTACGAGA TCTGTGGATGTGGTTGGAGCGGTTGTACGTCCAAAGGCTTGGCCAGCATTCCGGTACCAGGGATCGGAGTTGAGGAAAGCTTTGGCTGGTTTTATTGAAGGGATTGTGGCTGATGTTTCTTCTCGGGTAAACAG GCATATCCCAATGGCTGCCGGAGTTATTTGA